Below is a genomic region from Henckelia pumila isolate YLH828 chromosome 3, ASM3356847v2, whole genome shotgun sequence.
ATGTTTCCTGGTGCCTCCAATCTGTTGTGTCCAGTGAAACAGTGTCGGAGACATTTGTATCTTCTCTTTTATGGAAACGAAATGCCTTGTTGGAACAACTTGAATACTTTCTTCAAACTCCCATTAAAATAAATGGTGATGGAGGATCTGGAAATCTGCTAGCATATAGAGTAAGCCCTTTTTGTGGTGATTACATGTTCatgtatttgtttttatttctgCATTCCTTCTATACATTCTAAGCTATGTTTCATCTGAAATAAAGAGTAACAACTTTGTTCCATAATCTACAGGTCTGTGCCATCGTTTCTGATATTTGGTGTTTGTTCAAAAAGACTAAATTTGATTTGACTAAGCTAGATATATTAGGGTACTGCCCGGACAAGACAATCATTGAGAAATACTGGAAAATGTGTGAGCAACTGCTCAATATGTCAGGTAACAAGATAAGTACATTTGTTGATAGATGGAGCTTTACTTTTTTGGCATGTTTATAATCTTGCAATTAATTGCAAAAGATTGTATGGTCATGGGAGTTTTGTGACACAAACCACAAGGTTTAGTTCAGGTCCCATGTTTATGCGTgttatttttctctttttcaGTTTCTGTAAAATTTGGTTGAAACATTGTGTGACTTTGCAATTTCATGTACGATTAAACGATCTGTTTGCATGGCCTGTTTGATGATCAATTCTTGTTGCACTTCCCAAAATTTGATGTTTATTTTAATACTGCCTTTTGCTCGACTTATTGTACTCGCTCTTATTGTTTTCCATCTTTCCCCAAAATGGGCATTTCTGTTGCAGAAAGaacatcatgcataaaatagaATGAGATAATTCACTGGAATAGCATCACACGGAAACATAGAGAGAAAATAGAAGGCATTTGATACTTAATTTCTGCAAATAAAGTAATTATGCTTTGGATTTCAGACATGTCTATTTTGTTGACTTTAAAGGCCAAAGCAAACTGTAGCATGACAAGAACAATTGAGGATACTTATGTGGTACTTTTTGATAATATTAGATAATATATACAGTTCACCTTTTACTTTCAAGTTTTCATATGCTATAAATCGAGTGAGTTCCTATATGTCCACTGATTTCTATCTCCAATCAACACCCAACTTCACAAACTAAGCAATTGCAACATTAAGTTTGTAAGGTTCTGAACTGCTTTCAAAATTCTCATCCCATTGAATGATTTTTCCCCCCGCAACTTCTCATCAGATAAATAAAACGAAACCTGGTATATGAGAGACTATTTTCTTGTGTATGTTACTGCAGGTAGGAAGTGATGTTTCGTTGTCAGTATTCATGCAATATTTATGGGCCTTGTTATGTGTCTGGAATGTGATTTTAGCATTATATTCCAATTATcatgcctttttttttttaagagagAGGAACTTTGCATGGTGGAAAAGGTTTTCTTGTTCAACTTTAAAGTCTTGAGTTCAAAAAATAGCAGATGCTCTCGTGGGCCAGACTGCATATGTTTCTCTTCTAGGTCCCCTTGATTTCAAGGGCTTTGTGCCCTGAACTTGATTATGTGCATACACTGGTTGTTTCCACATGGGAAAATGCTATCTTCTTccctcttttttttctttttcttttttcgtgTTTTGACAAATACTACTTTCTTTAACGGTATGTATTGTGTCTGATCATTATGAATTTTCTTTCTCCCTTTCAGACTGAAATGTACCTTTAAAGTAGTTTGTGTTTGTTTAATATCTGTTCATGTGACGTGCTCATTTCATGCACTGCAGCTGACGCAGAGGATGAAAATGGCAACAAAGAATATATTGAGGAGACCAATAGAGATGCTGTCATGTTTGCTCTAGCCAAATTAGTGGCGACAGATTCAGTTCCTAAGGTAGCTATACTAGTTTATACTTTATCCCCCCTGAAGGAGGAGAATAGGACAGTTAATTGATCCGTATTAAAATCCGTTAGGATTCCACAAATTGATCTGCATCGAGGTCATTTTAGGTTTCCATTATTTTTTTCTGGGTGCAAAGGCTTGACATATATGCTTGTCGTTAGGGAAATATTATAGGTAATATCATAATTTGAACACCATCTTAAATTGTGTTTCCTTTTTGTTTTCCCTTGTGATCAAGGAGTTAGACATTTTATATGATTGCCTTCTAATTCAGGAACATCTTGCACCAGAGATAATTTCTCATCTGGAGACTTATGGCTCTAGTGTTACTGAAATTGTAAAGCATCTACTTACTGCTTTGAAGAAAAAAGGAGATATTTCAAGTCTTCTTCTGGAAGCACTGAAAAAGGTAATACTAAGTTAAAGGGCTCGCTACTTTATcactgctttttttttttttttttttgtatgaaCCCTTCCAATTTTATTATATCTTCTTGGTTAAGAATTTTGTTCATTTTACAAGTGCAGTATGTAGTTGATGAGGAAACAAACTCCTGTAGTTTCTAATTGTCATTTACCATTTTAATGTTATACAATACTTATTTTGTATTATTGTTGGCTAGGCACACCAAAGGTATCTCTTAGTAGTTTCCTCTGGCAATGATAAATCATTGTCGAGCAAGTCATTGCAGGAATGTAAAGATTTGGCTTCTCGGCTATCTGGGTCATATGTTGGCGCTGCTCGAAATAAGTACAAATCTGAAATTATGAATATCGTCAAAGAGGGTATCAATTATGCATTCTTGCATGCCCCAAGGCAGTTGTCTTTCCTGGATGGGGTGCTGCTGCAGTTTATATCGAAGCTTCCTGCGCCTGATATACTTGACGTGTAAGAGCTCTATCTTTTGTGTACACATCTAGCAAACATAAGATGGCTGGCTAAATATTCTGTTTGTTCCAATTCCTGGTTTCTGGGGTACATAAAAACATCATGTTTGTGGAGTGTGGTTTATGTGATCTTGAGTTTGTTAAGCCACCCGAAAAACACGGTGCTCATGTAATCTGAGTGACGTGAAATGCATCTATCTGATATAATGTGATTGTACTCTGATGCTTCTTAATAGGCATCAAGAGTGGTGAATAATGTAACCAAAGAGTTGTACTTGCTTGCCATTTATTAGTCATTCATTTGTCAAAGCTAACTCTTATCTGCTTCTATGTCTTATGAACTATTTGTGTTTACTTAAATATAAATCTGGGTCCAAGTCCCCAAATAAATAGAAACAGCAAGTTATTGTAGGTTCTATGAGAACCTTGTCACTTTCTAAATATATGAAATGTGCTCGAGGTGTATTTAGAGATATCCGTAATTCCACAAACCAATTTCGTCTGGATTGTTGACCTGTCTCACTTATCAAAGCAAATACCAGCCGAGGTAATGATTGCAAATATTCCTAATGCTATCAAGTTAATGCTCTTATGTTTTTTCTTATTATTAGAATAAGAGGAGTAGAAAGAAGAACTGAAAATGTGAACAAGGATGAAGATCCTAGTGGGTGGCGCCCCTATTTCACCTTTCTAGACAACCTTCGTGAGAAATATGCGAAAAATGAAGGCGTAAAAGGTATCACTAGGCCTTCGCTTTGATGCATCTTATTCCCTCTCCATCTTTTATTTTTCCTGTATTCTTTCTTTTTTAATGTGCTGTTGTGCATTATCTGATTCATATGCAATTTACATCTTTAATTTAAGGAGGctgtttaatttgttttttttgttttttttttttttttttgcattcgAGATTTGAGTATTACGATGGATTTGGGGTTCtaaatttttgggcttttatttaccGCTCACATTTGATGGAAGATTTACTCCACTAAAATATTCATGTTTTGACACCTCATGTTCCTGTGTCAATAGGTTGTAACCTGTCCCCTTATTTGTGCACCTCACAAGTGCTTCCATTTGAGGTTTTCAGAACCCTTCACTCCTACAAGTCACAACTTGATTCAAAGTTCTCTTTCATGTTGTAGATGCTAAAGAAGGGACATCTGTGAGACGTCGAGGCCGCCCTCGTAAGAATCAGAATCTACAAGGCAAAAGGCTATTTGATGAGCAAAGTTCTAGTGGAGGGGAGGATTCAATCAGTGGATCCGATCAGGATGCTGGGGTTGAAGAAAAACAAGACGAAGATGAAGAGGAAGCGCCTTTGATCCATTCACTTAGAGCATCGTCCAAGCTCAGATCTTTGATGTTATCAAAGGATGACAAGAGGGACCGGACAAAAACAGTTGATTCTGGTCAAGCCACAGAAGATTTGGCGACCCCAAAAACTTCAGGTACCTTCACACGCACACTTTAGATGACatcatattatatttatatactgATTGATATGAACACAAAAAAGCTGCGATATCGCATTCTGAGGCAACACTTTTTGTGTGTAGGAGCTTCCAGTTAGCAACATTTAACTGGACTTGAGACCAAGAACATGGATGGAAGACCACATAATGAAACTACTTGTAAATTATGAATTGTAGCCGCTTGTGTTAGATTCCCCTATGTATGTGTGTTAGTTTACATTGTACAATTTGGGATTTAATTGACACATTTGGCATAAAGAATTATCCGATCTCCTGCTTACTCGATCCACGTACCCTTTTGGGTTTTCTCATTTTTTATACGCATTACGTACAtaaaaattttctttaaaaGTAGATGAATGGAATGACATATTTTCTATTGATGTGGAATTtagaaaaataatgaaaaatagtTTGAAATAGCAGGATTCAACTGGATTAGAGGCAAGGCGGGGCATTGTACGATGATCTCAAGAATTAAATACCATTTCTCGGTCGTACTTCATTTATGACACGACAATAATAAGTAATATGGTCGTGAAAAGTGATACGAAATTCAACTAACAATGCTTGTAAATTGTAAATAATAATCTAACACAAGGAAATACAATATGTGAATAATAATCTTGTTCAATGTCCTTCCAACAAACAGGCGGATGAGAGATTTTAGCTTGAATAATACGTTAATCCAACAAACAAAAATCAAGAGCTTCTCCTCTTCATCTTTTAGCAGCAATCTTCAGCATAGGAGAAATTATACCCTGTATTTCAAGCAAAGATTGCTGTATTTTCAACTCCTCTTCAACATCTCTTTTCAGATTTCTAATATGAATCCTCAGTTGCTCCGAAGATCTTATATCTTCATCCCGCAATTCAACAACCTTATTCGCCAACCTCATCAGCAACCCTCCATGCCTTGGCATTGTTGAGTACTTCTGTAGAAAACCCAGTAACAGGCCAAGTTCATCAATGTCCAGATTCGACACACATTTCAGCAACTTCTTTCGTGCTATCAGTTCCTCCATAACAGCCACAATATTCTCTGGATTCTTCCCATTCAAAGCCGCGACTAATGCCTCCTTATGCCTGAACTTCTTCAATAATTTATCATGCTCTGCTACCTTCACTTTCTTGGGCCTTTTGATCAAGTGATCCTCTTCAGAAGGCTTCTCACTTTGCCCTCGATGAAAATACCTAAAATAAGAAGGCCTTAGGATTCTTCTGTTCTGCCCATCATCTGCAGCTTCCGACCCCAATAGATCTCCTGAATTTTTGCTCTCACCTTTCCCTTTACGTCTGCCAACATACATAATGCCATTGGATGTTCCAATCACTCGAGTGGAGCAATCGGGCGAAAACCCCACTGACAAAAGAGGGTTTGGGAATCTCATGGAATGAACAATCTTGAACTTTGCATAATCGAAAACCTTCATGTACCCATCCAAAGATACACTCAGAATCCTAGATTGTTCAGCATCTTCTACACTTTCTTTTGCGATCTTACCTAAACAAATCGATGTTACGGTCTTATTATGGCTCTCCATAGAATACAAGAGCTTCCCACCTCCAATCACATCCCATATTTTCACAAAATTGCCTCCTGCAGTTGCAACCAATCCTCCTGATGGTAAGTAAATCACACTCTCTACAGGCTTTTCATGATTCAAGTCCATGACAGAACCAGAACCAGTGTTGGACACTCTCACATCCCAAATCCTAACCCTGTGATCATAAGATCCCGAAACAAACATATCATCACTCACCGGTGAAGCATCCCCGCATCGCACATAATCCTTGTGCCCCAAAAGATCAAAAACACACTTCTCACTCGTCACATCCCAATACTTAACAACAGAATCGTCCCCACCAGAGAACAGGTGAAACTTATCAGCAGCGCGTGGGTAACAGACGACGCGAGCTGCGGCGGAATGACCCTTTAGAAGGCGGAGTTGGTTCCGAGACTTTGCATCGAACACGTGGACCGCACCTGTTAAATCTCCTGCCGCAACGAGTTTCCCATCACAGCGGAAAGACACGGAAGCGGCGACGTCCGAGAAGGACGAGATGTTGGGCTTGGGCTCGAGAGTTTGGCCGGAAAATACGGTTACGGAGGCGGAATGCGTGGCGGCGAAATCATGAGGCGCAACTGGGGAAAACGAAATCGAAGTGATGGGGTAAATTAGGGATTTGGATGGAGTAGTTGAGATATCTTTAGGGATTTTGAAGGATCTCCAGTACTTGGATTCAGGGGTCGGCGTGTTTTTGCTGGAAGTTGGCCGGAGCTTTGGTTTTACGGGAAATGATTCCGCCATTGGAGAGGCAcagggtttagggttttaggGTTGAGACCTGTAAGAAGAAGAAATGGAactagtatttatatttaatttctcaaacaaaaatatttatttatatttaaggaattccttaatttatttataggaCTAAAAGGGCAATAATTCGACTAAAACAGTAAAACCTcacactaaaaaaataataaaaaataaaaactgaatTATTGTTGTATACATGAAGGATCATATGATGTCTctacattttttttcaaaaaaaaagtatgcttttttttttctccttaAAGTCATAAAATTTGATAACTTATTATAAATCAAACTAAATGTTTTGAAATAATAGATTTTGTTGtcgaaaaaatttaaataatgacCATCAATTGCTATAGAAAATCATAgtaaattatttttcattatgaAATGACTCGAGAATTTGTAAAAACGAGAtcattatcaattttttttaaatcatcaTTATTAACTTTCTGGTTTCTACGATACCTAAACTATAtagataattaaaaatttacatACATAAAATGGGTTTGATTTAGATTCAAAACTCGGAACAAAATCAATTTTTTCCGGTTTATTCAATTTTAAAACTAATCCAAACTATCATAGACTAAAACTAACACAAACTAACGATTGATTAGATTTTAATTTCATTTCTGCTCACGCCTGCTACGAATCATAGTAAAAATACAAAGCTAAATCACTCCAGAATCCATTTGGTCAGTTAAACAAAATTCTATATCCGCCACAATTTTCATTTGTCCTCCGAATTCCAAGTCTGCTGTATTTGTAGACTATAAGTTCACTTAAGCAAGTGCAGTTTCATCATGATTCCTTTAATACACAATCTCACTGTTTTAATCAAACTTCACACCTGTCTCTTCTATATATCGATCATTTCTAATTTTTACCACAATTTATTCTATGATTCTCTTTTACTTACAACACAAACAAAGGATCCTTCTGTAGACATCAAGGCGATTTGTCTCCCACATTTTTCGGGCAATCTCTGTACGAATTCAAGAAAGTAACTCGATCCAAAGGCGAACAACAACACTGTAGTCTAGGTTGCATATTCGCTTACGTCTTTCAATCCGAGTACACTTTGAACAACCTTTCACATCTTGCGATGTAAAATACAACAGAGACGGGTAACTACAGATGGTGTGTTGCCATGACCATGTGATCCACAGCCTCTGGGCAAATAAAATCCTACTGGAAAAAGGCTTTCCAGGACAGCATTGGCATATACAAAGATCAGCAGGTAATATCATATATAAGCAAGTGAACTCCGGTCATGGTCAGGCTGCGGTCGACCTCTGGTGGGAGTAGGCGGCCTTTGAATGTTGAGCTCCTAAAGAAAATGGTAACAATGACAATATTTTTATGGGTATAGAAACTGCATTAACGAACAGAATGCAGGAAGTTTAAAGGGGAGCCGAGAATAACTAATTAAATGGAAATACCTGCATCCATGTCTCCTCTGTCCCACGTTCTGGAGATGCCTCTGGAGACCGAATAGGAGGTGGCAAGGGATGGATCAATTTCGGAACAATGACCAATCCTCTGCCAACGACCAATATTGCGCCAGCATTGTTTGCCGTTCCTGAATGAATTTGGTTAAGCAAGCTGTATTTTACTTGAAAAGTAGGTGGAAAGGGAATGCTTTGAGTACTGTACCACAATAGTTGGTCGCAGAAAAAAGAGTAATCAGCTGCCCTTGGGCAAATCTTTCGAATCCATCCATAACGCATTCATGAGCTCTAATGATAAGTCGCAATTTGTTTTTCTTACAGAAATCTGTGACTCTGTCAGGCTGCGACAAATTATAATGGACCACATAGAGCAGCCGTGAGTAAGAATGCGGTGTTTTACTTCATACACTATAAGAAACTGAACACACAAGGACTTATCCATCTTCACAACATATAGCATACATTGAATAAGAAAGAAAAGCTGTCATCATCAGCGACCTCATGTCCATGGAAATCATAAACGGGGAACAGAAACATCAGAAAAGGTAGGTTGTTTGTTTTTAAGTGTGAAATCACAAGATTATTCATATTAACAGGAAAAATTGGATAATCAGCAGTTAACACACACTATAAAACGAAAAAGCTCGCAAACTGCATTGAGCCATTAGCATTCATGAAATCGTTCACAACTGTATACCCCGAATGTTACAAGGCCAGGTCCTCTTGCATTTGGTCTCAATCCCTCTATGCTATCATTTTCAGTGGGATCAGACCTGAATAAAAATATGGAATAGTATTAGAAGGCAAGGGATATCATCCATCACATCAGATGAAGATACACATACCACAACAAATCCATGAGCACTATTGACCCTGCATCCATTGTTATGGGCCTCTCTAGTTTCTCTATTTGTTCGACAAAATTGATTGACCTCCCTATGCCACCATGCATGCAGATAATTTTTTTCTCTATTAGTGCAGCGAGAGGAAGATAATTAAACAACTGATTAAAACGAGTCCAAGCCCAGATCCCATCACTTTCTCCCTGCATGAGTATCAATGACCCTCAATCAAATACTGAAAATCTACAACTGAAATTTTTTCTGCACTCGTGCATACCATTCTTTCAATGCATTCAATTCGAAAACCAAAGAGTGCATTGATGTCTGCAGCTTCATGGTTGCCACGAATAAGGTGAACATTCTCTGGGTACTCAATCTAATATACAACAGAAATGGCATTGGGGTGAATATGCGATATATTAAAGAATGATTGAGCTACTCATTGTCAGAAACTTGCCTTAAGAGCAAGGAGCAATGTGATGGTTTCCAAGCTGTGTTGTCCACGATCAACATAGTCTCCCAGAAACAAATAGTCAATATATCTGAAACAACAGGAAATGATGGTTAAATTACTACACAAGAAAATTCAACTATTAGTCACCGACACAGTAAATGAGGAAAAACATGTTAGTCACTAGAGTTGAAATCAAATTTAACCAGTGACACAAAACTAGGAATTCACAACAATGTTTTCTCTCGTTAAGTAAAGAATAGAGATCATACACAGTGGTCAAAGCACAATATTTTGTTGGTGGATCCTGATATCAAAGAACCAATGACAGATATCAgggtaataaaaaaaaaaggctCACTTACAAGAAGCCTTGTCAGAAAATTTGATAAAACTTCAGCTCGAAGGGCACTTGTACAAAAGAATGTACACCACATAATCAGGGAAAGTTGTCGGTGCAGAAATTTGGTATTGGCTTGGATGAGACAATTTTGATGCAGAATAAATTTTTATAGGACCTTAGTCCATCTAAAATGACCCCAATCTATGTTTTTAAAATGCAGAAAACTCTCCATAAAGCACTACAATCTCAACTCAGAGGTGGACAATCAGCAGACTTTTGTATCAAAGTATTCATCCTTGAGAATGACAAAAAGTGGAGAAATATTTAGATTTGGTCTTATCAAATCTTTTATTTTTCATAGAATCTTTTTTATATTTGGTAGGAtagtaaatatatatagatTGATCCTTATACCTAAAATCATGGGATTTTGATTTGTATTCTATAAGTATTAAAGAGGTTGTACTCCAAGAATTATATCATGGAATAGAATAAAAAAGTTATTCTTTTTttcatggtatcaaagccgaagGGTTTATCCTTTGATAAAACTTCAAATGGCCAACACTGATTCTAGCTTATCGAACGATGGCGGTGTCTCTAGCCCATCCTCGACAGCCAAGAATTCCTCTTCCATCACGCTTTTTCCCAGCGTCGACTCCTCTCTGTCCATTACCAGTCACAAACTCGATGGCCGCAACTATCTCCAATGGGCACAATCGGTGAAAATTGTAATTTGTGCCCGTGGCAAGTTAGGGTATTTAACCGGCGAACTGCCCACCCCGAAGTCCAGTGACCAGTCGTATAAATCATGGCTGGTGGAGAATTCTTTAGTTCTTGCATGGCTCATCAATTCAATGGAGCCCCAGATAAGTCGTCGTTATCTTTGGTTCAAGACAGCCAAAGATGTGTGGGATGCGGCCCGAAGTATGTATTCGGATCTGGTAAATGCTTCACAGATATTTGAAATTCGGTCCAAGCTGAAGGAGATGAAGCAAGGATCAAAATCCGTCACCcaatatttttcagatttgCAGGAACTCTGGCAAGAACTTGATCTGTTCTTTGAAGACGATCATGTTTGTGCTACATGCAGTGTTAAACAGCGGACACATCTTGAGAAAGAAAGGGTTTTTGATTTTCTTGCGGGTCTCAATCGCGATTTGGATGAGGTGCGTG
It encodes:
- the LOC140891724 gene encoding protein SLOW WALKER 1, encoding MAESFPVKPKLRPTSSKNTPTPESKYWRSFKIPKDISTTPSKSLIYPITSISFSPVAPHDFAATHSASVTVFSGQTLEPKPNISSFSDVAASVSFRCDGKLVAAGDLTGAVHVFDAKSRNQLRLLKGHSAAARVVCYPRAADKFHLFSGGDDSVVKYWDVTSEKCVFDLLGHKDYVRCGDASPVSDDMFVSGSYDHRVRIWDVRVSNTGSGSVMDLNHEKPVESVIYLPSGGLVATAGGNFVKIWDVIGGGKLLYSMESHNKTVTSICLGKIAKESVEDAEQSRILSVSLDGYMKVFDYAKFKIVHSMRFPNPLLSVGFSPDCSTRVIGTSNGIMYVGRRKGKGESKNSGDLLGSEAADDGQNRRILRPSYFRYFHRGQSEKPSEEDHLIKRPKKVKVAEHDKLLKKFRHKEALVAALNGKNPENIVAVMEELIARKKLLKCVSNLDIDELGLLLGFLQKYSTMPRHGGLLMRLANKVVELRDEDIRSSEQLRIHIRNLKRDVEEELKIQQSLLEIQGIISPMLKIAAKR